The genomic DNA GGGTCGCTGGTTCAAATCCAGTCATCCCGACTTCAGACGACGGCCCGTAAGTCCTCGGATTTACCGGCCGTTTTCCTTTTTGGGCGAAGGCTACGCCATCCACCCGGGCAACTTCGCCGCCTGCCGGATCCAGCTTGCCAGGAGCTTCTCGTCGAGCTTTTCGTTTTCGTGGATGTGGATGTAGCGCGTGTTCGCGTCCTTGGACTCCACGGGGGGAAGGGGATCGAGCGACGCGCCTTTGAAAAACGTCACCTTGATGTACTTCGTGAAGCAGTGGAACGCGAGGAACCAGCCCTGGCCCTCGACGCCGTAGAAGGGCGAGTTCCATTTGACCGCCTTGCGTACGCCGGGGACGGTGCGTTCGATGAGCGTGTCGAGCCGGCGCGCGGCGTCGGACTTCCAGCCTGGCGCCGCCGCGATGTATGTCTGCACCGGCGCGTCACCCTCGGCCTTGGCGATCTGCGGATTGCCGCCGGACAGCAATTTCACCGTTTTCGCTTTCGCCGCGCCGCTTCTCGCCATTTTTGCGTGGGCGTTTTTGTCCGTCATGGCTTTTGTCCCCCTCGCGGATTTCGCCGTCGGGCGGTTTTTCGCGACGGCCGCCTTCACGAGATCCTTGAACGCGCCCGCGTCGATTGTCTCCCCTTCGTGGATGTCGATCGCCCGCCGCGTGCCGCCGCCGAAACCGGCGTTGAACAAGCCCTCAGGGTCGTTTAGCGCGGCGCCGTGCATGAA from bacterium includes the following:
- a CDS encoding DUF1801 domain-containing protein, with product MPEKKSLAKKSAASSERSGASKEIQARLRVPGGWRSETLARVRGLVMQAAPDMVEEIKWRKPSNPDGVIAWSNSGLVCTGETYKDKVKLTFMHGAALNDPEGLFNAGFGGGTRRAIDIHEGETIDAGAFKDLVKAAVAKNRPTAKSARGTKAMTDKNAHAKMARSGAAKAKTVKLLSGGNPQIAKAEGDAPVQTYIAAAPGWKSDAARRLDTLIERTVPGVRKAVKWNSPFYGVEGQGWFLAFHCFTKYIKVTFFKGASLDPLPPVESKDANTRYIHIHENEKLDEKLLASWIRQAAKLPGWMA